A region from the Chlamydiales bacterium genome encodes:
- a CDS encoding aldo/keto reductase: MEYVSSPLFPEKKLSRVALGTWAIGGSSWGGTSEKESIATILSALERGINVLDTAPAYGAGVSEKFVGKAIQESKKRDKIVLSTKGGLEFLPDHNVVRNLTPAFLERDFHNSLKRLQTDYIDIYFLHWPDPLAPIEETARFIERLYQEGKIRSIGLSNFNEEQCSLFRKIAPCHFCQDPYNLFEREIESGLLSYCKKEKITLMTYSALCRGLLSGKMSQKRVFHGDDLRKDFDRKFQSPAFEEYLQAAKELAELAKKNHNKTLLELAIRWILDQGVEIAIWGARRPEQLAPLDQLFNWHVTEETKKAVDEILKRTINHPQDISTYFGPPTRRRRPAA; encoded by the coding sequence ATGGAGTACGTCTCCTCTCCCCTCTTTCCCGAAAAAAAGCTCTCTCGTGTGGCCCTGGGAACCTGGGCGATTGGAGGCTCCTCATGGGGAGGAACAAGCGAAAAAGAGTCTATTGCCACCATTCTTTCAGCTCTTGAACGGGGCATTAACGTCCTAGATACAGCTCCAGCCTATGGAGCAGGGGTCTCCGAAAAGTTTGTTGGCAAAGCGATCCAAGAGAGCAAAAAACGCGATAAGATCGTCCTATCGACAAAAGGCGGCCTCGAATTTCTTCCAGACCACAATGTCGTGCGCAACCTAACTCCAGCCTTCCTAGAACGAGATTTTCACAACTCGTTAAAAAGGCTTCAGACCGACTATATCGACATCTATTTTTTGCACTGGCCCGATCCTTTGGCGCCTATTGAAGAGACAGCAAGATTCATCGAACGCCTCTACCAAGAAGGAAAGATCCGTTCGATCGGTTTAAGCAACTTCAACGAGGAGCAGTGCTCTTTGTTTCGCAAGATCGCTCCGTGCCACTTCTGTCAAGACCCTTACAATCTCTTCGAAAGAGAGATCGAAAGCGGACTTCTCTCCTACTGCAAAAAAGAGAAGATCACTCTGATGACCTACAGCGCGCTCTGCCGCGGTCTACTTAGCGGAAAAATGAGCCAAAAACGCGTCTTTCATGGAGATGATCTTAGAAAAGATTTCGACCGCAAGTTTCAATCCCCTGCATTCGAAGAGTATCTTCAAGCGGCAAAAGAGCTCGCCGAGCTAGCCAAAAAAAACCACAACAAGACTCTTCTCGAGCTCGCCATCCGCTGGATATTAGATCAGGGAGTTGAGATTGCCATCTGGGGAGCAAGACGTCCCGAGCAACTAGCGCCGCTCGATCAGCTCTTTAACTGGCATGTGACAGAAGAGACAAAAAAGGCGGTCGATGAGATCTTAAAAAGAACCATCAACCACCCTCAGGATATCTCGACCTACTTCGGCCCGCCCACGCGAAGAAGAAGGCCTGCGGCCTAG